One Halichondria panicea chromosome 3, odHalPani1.1, whole genome shotgun sequence genomic region harbors:
- the LOC135334421 gene encoding uncharacterized protein LOC135334421 isoform X3 has translation MGLYCCLCANESLDNRRRKNLNGHSCSEAREVLVQLLPVPLHCIPETSASDSILCHQCEKQLKNVHAQQEKLCKVKKEATELINGLLSRHAEDNLLPPPPKRSRVMQEPPTPPIPSSVSVPTIPSVSAATIPPVSAATIPSASAATIPPVYVSAATIPPVSAATIPSASAAMSAANLRTTAATQLPSSQIPQSSSNLPSFEVVVPYSQQTRKYIIKTPTRQTAIRRLVRKSYTALTSGTVNSPRAKRALLSQLALTIKNEMKKIGTNKHDSILRDNNEAVKRFSWETVRLELYKMVPTLMSLLSLLIPNPENRIPLICTIASQLLKCRHQHLSLVQRVVSVMLYGHGTHKQVFSNLQPLNLCLSHKGSLNIVRGISQDYDVEVQEWRDKLIERIPKPTADVSVKFVSFSNFSVYRILISQYRSLTLPSQTATDADYSLTEQDVPLSELNASFSSDDYSHPDFSPITSVEDNEVDENVADDLETSLIVDDPQNQSDQSQPTSSSTFTWTGFKFVGDNLDKRVKPRYQRADMRGHEGHYFHGFAVRDRIDMCRFSEEKPSRVEPQASELLASSDDVSAYKTELEILISRILVEHMGDVFDSEKKNVMKHIPSKYSEEMASSSKTVPLSVLLLNENKLEEMSQILKHYMELVPALSCEGKFTLGNGTTITFDDTRLWEVLFGGDQLTVARIRGTQTLRDTEESPGDRLEGIIPVVEDWHTRMTFLRECCTS, from the exons ATGGGCCTCTACTGCTGTTTGTGTGCGAATGAGTCTCTGGACAACCGAAGGCGAAAGAACCTCAATGGTCATAGCTGTTCTGAAGCAAGAGAAGTACTTGTGCAGCTCCTTCCAGTACCTCTGCATTGCATCCCTGAAACTAGTGCTAGTGACAGTATATTGTGTCACCAGTGCGAGAAACAACTGAAGAATGTCCATGCTCAACAAGAAAAGCTATGCAAGGTAAAGAAGGAAGCAACAGAGCTAATAAATGGTCTGCTTTCAAGACATGCAGAAGATAACTTATTACCACCACCGCCAAAAAGAAGTAGAGTTATGCAGGAaccccccacaccacccatTCCATCATCTGTTTCAGTACCAACCATTCCATCAGTGTCAGCAGCAACCATTCCACCAGTGTCAGCAGCAACCATTCCATCAGCGTCAGCAGCAACCATTCCACCGGTGTACGTGTCAGCAGCAACCATTCCACCAGTGTCAGCAGCAACCATTCCATCAGCGTCAGCAGCAATGTCAGCAGCTAATCTACGAACAACTGCAGCCACTCAGCTACCATCATCTCAGATACCGCAAAGCAGCTCTAATTTGCCCAGTTTTGAG gttgtAGTACCCTATTCGCAGCAGACCCGAAAGTACATTATCAAAACTCCGACTCGACAGACTGCCATTAGGCGTTTGGTCCGAAAGAGTTACACCGCTCTTACCTCTGGTACCGTAAACTCTCCTAGGGCAAAGAGGGCATTGTTATCACAGTTGGCACTGACAATCAAAAATGAGATGAAGAAGATAGGTACAAATAAACATGATTCAATTTTAAGGGACAACAATGAAGCAGTGAAACGATTCAGCTGGGAGACAGTGAGATTGGAGCTTTATAAGATGGTTCCAACTCTCATGTCACTGCTTTCGCTGCTGATACCAAACCCAGAAAACCGTATACCCCTTATTTGCACTATTGCATCCCAATTGTTGAAGTGCAGGCATCAACACCTATCGTTAGTCCAGAGGGTTGTTTCCGTCATGTTGTATGGACATGGAACTCACAAGCAg GTGTTCAGCAATCTGCAGCCACTGAACTTATGCCTCTCCCACAAAGGATCGCTGAACATTGTGAGAGGTATTTCTCAAGACTATGACGTTGAAGTACAAGAGTGGCGGGACAAGTTGATTGAGAGAATCCCCAAACCCACTGCGGATGTATCGGTAAAATTTGTATCAtttagtaattttagcgtgtATAGAATACTCATATCACAGTATCGATCGCTGACACTACCATCACAAACCGCTACTGATGCGGACTACTCCCTGACAGAACAGGATGTACCTCTGAGCGAGCTTAACGCAAGCTTCTCATCTGATGACTATAGTCATCCAGATTTTAGTCCGATTACATCTGTTGAGGATAATGAGGTGGATGAGAACGTAGCAGATGATCTGGAGACCAGTTTAATCGTTGATGATCCTCAG AATCAAAGTGACCAGTCCCAGCCAACATCAAGTTCCACTTTCACCTGGACTGGATTTAAATTTGTTGGGGACAACCTCGATAAGAGGGTGAAGCCACGGTATCAAAGAGCAGATATGAGAGGCCATGAAGGGCACTATTTTCATGGTTTTGCTGTTCGTGATAGAATAGATATGTGCAGGTTTTCAGAAGAGAAACCATCTCGAGTTGAACCACAGGCATCAGAGCTACTAGCGTCCAGTGATGACGTCTCAGCTTACAAAACGGAGTTGGAGATACTAATTTCACG AATACTAGTTGAGCACATGGGAGATGTATTTGACAGTGAGAAGAAAAACGTCATGAAACACATCCCCAGTAAATACTCGGAGGAAATGGCATCTTCATCGAAAACG GTTCCGCTTAGTGTATTGCTTCTTAATGAGAATAAGCTGGAGGAGATGAGTCAAATTTTGAAGCACTACATGGAGCTGGTCCCTGCTTTGTCTTGTGAAGGCAAATTTACTCTTGGGAATGGAACCACTATCACGTTCGACGATAcaaggctatgggaagtgctTTTTGGAGGAGATCAATTAACGGTAGCCAGAATTCGTGGAACACAGACTCTGAGGGACACTGAGGAAAGCCCTGGAGATCGGCTTGAGGGCATCATCCCTGTGGTGGAGGACTGGCACACTAGGATGACCTTCTTGAGG GAATGTTGTACCAGCTGA
- the LOC135334423 gene encoding ATP-dependent DNA helicase RecQ-like has product MERHMKMQDVIIESARAIGIHYLKPEQMKAMYSIIGGKDTFVSLPTGYGKSVIFAALPMAFDQLKGTSGSIVLCISPLTSLMMDQQKKYAAGGLTVEYVGEAQTDRSAINRVLKGEAQLVFISPESILAKGIFRNMLLSPPYIKNLVAVVVDEAHCVKTWGDDFRVAFSEIGDLRSLIPDNVGVHALTATSTTETFYIVSRRLCMDDPTLIASPPFRDNISYEVHSKIDVESLGEKIADEIREKRKSYPKTVIYVRSYADCSSLYMVIKCSLGSYITDPPGCPNVKGHRLVDMFTRVLSVSKKEDVLNSFTSVDSTLRLVIATTAFGMGIDCPDIRTIVHWGMPSSVEEYVQETGRSGRDGQPSQAILFAGKGGRYASKKMKDYVLNSSMCRRRLLFKDFLYYKEDSINVEGSSCCDICGFIATNS; this is encoded by the exons ATGGAAAGACACATGAAGATGCAAGATGTGATAATTGAGAGTGCTAGAGCAATTGGGATCCATTATTTAAAGCCAGAGCAAATGAAAGCAATGTATTCGATCATTGGAGGAAAGGACACATTTGTGTCACTGCCAACTGGCTATGGAAAGTCAGTAATCTTTGCTGCATTACCTATGGCCTTTGACCAATTGAAAG GAACATCTGGAAGCATTGTACTTTGTATTAGTCCCCTCACTTCGCTGATGATGGATCAACAAAAAAAGTATGCAGCTGGAGGATTGACAGTGGAATACGTTGGAGAAGCTCAGACAGACCGTAGTGCTATTAACAGAGTACTGAAAGGAGAAGCTCAGTTGGTGTTCATCTCCCCAGAGAGCATATTAGCGAAGGGTATTTTTCGAAATATGCTTCTGTCACCACCGTATATAAAGAATCTTGTTGCAGTAGTAGTTGATGAAGCCCACTGCGTTAAAACCTGGGGAGATGATTTTCGAGTCGCTTTTTCGGAGATTGGAGATTTAAGGAGCCTCATTCCAGACAATGTCGGTGTTCACGCACTTACTGCTACCTCTACAACAGAAACATTTTACATTGTCAGTAGAAGGTTATGTATGGACGATCCTACTTTAATTGCCTCCCCTCCTTTCCGAGACAATATTTCTTATGAGGTTCACTCTAAGATTGACGTTGAAAGCCTTGGTGAAAAAATTGCTGATGAAATTCGAGAAAAACGGAAGTCATACCCTAAAACAGTGATTTACGTACGAAGTTATGCCGATTGCTCATCTTTATATATGGTGATTAAGTGCAGTCTCGGATCCTATATAACTGATCCACCTGGATGTCCCAATGTTAAAGGTCATCGACTAGTTGACATGTTTACTAGAGTGCTTTCTGTTAGCAAAAAAGAAGATGTGTTGAATTCTTTCACCTCAGTTGACAGCACATTACGTTTAGTGATTGCCACAACAGCTTTCGGAATGGGTATTGACTGCCCAGACATACGAACCATTGTTCATTGGGGTATGCCTTCATCAGTTGAGGAGTATGTACAAGAAACTGGGCGTAGTGGCAGGGATGGACAACCCTCACAAGCAATACTATTTGCAGGAAAAGGAGGAAGATATGCTAGTAAGAAAATGAAAGACTATGTTTTAAACAGTAGCATGTGTAGACGTCGTTTACTTTTTAAAGATTTTTTATATTACAAAGAAGACAGTATTAACGTAGAAGGTAGTagttgttgtgacatttgtggCTTTATTGCAACGAACTCATGA
- the LOC135334421 gene encoding uncharacterized protein LOC135334421 isoform X1 — protein sequence MGLYCCLCANESLDNRRRKNLNGHSCSEAREVLVQLLPVPLHCIPETSASDSILCHQCEKQLKNVHAQQEKLCKVKKEATELINGLLSRHAEDNLLPPPPKRSRVMQEPPTPPIPSSVSVPTIPSVSAATIPPVSAATIPSASAATIPPVYVSAATIPPVSAATIPSASAAMSAANLRTTAATQLPSSQIPQSSSNLPSFEVVVPYSQQTRKYIIKTPTRQTAIRRLVRKSYTALTSGTVNSPRAKRALLSQLALTIKNEMKKIGTNKHDSILRDNNEAVKRFSWETVRLELYKMVPTLMSLLSLLIPNPENRIPLICTIASQLLKCRHQHLSLVQRVVSVMLYGHGTHKQVFSNLQPLNLCLSHKGSLNIVRGISQDYDVEVQEWRDKLIERIPKPTADVSVKFVSFSNFSVYRILISQYRSLTLPSQTATDADYSLTEQDVPLSELNASFSSDDYSHPDFSPITSVEDNEVDENVADDLETSLIVDDPQNQSDQSQPTSSSTFTWTGFKFVGDNLDKRVKPRYQRADMRGHEGHYFHGFAVRDRIDMCRFSEEKPSRVEPQASELLASSDDVSAYKTELEILISRILVEHMGDVFDSEKKNVMKHIPSKYSEEMASSSKTVPLSVLLLNENKLEEMSQILKHYMELVPALSCEGKFTLGNGTTITFDDTRLWEVLFGGDQLTVARIRGTQTLRDTEESPGDRLEGIIPVVEDWHTRMTFLRLVWGRHYSKESTREVGTMYHLRNLICRNVVPADPEKNMNAAEDFMLLLVHCHVTAAAHHLMQKKAHNLATLTKEIIDTFVHFQDVSQIGQTTPDSNDKVHLYATELLSLGLLWYGFHDAVREADGDRILRYWKLLLVPFKSSAHRNYAKEAVNILFQYHYVFSERQKMQLLWSRCVNTRGYKGANIPCDLYMEHLNRRLKTVVRGMGSNVSPDKIQRAGKTLQPIQTVCEAFEKETTNEIRSDRHPYPSFEKDFKLIFDTLIKNKVFSNVPGRNHPSYKFKKSIFKLNSRNELIKKVNTTLKKLV from the exons ATGGGCCTCTACTGCTGTTTGTGTGCGAATGAGTCTCTGGACAACCGAAGGCGAAAGAACCTCAATGGTCATAGCTGTTCTGAAGCAAGAGAAGTACTTGTGCAGCTCCTTCCAGTACCTCTGCATTGCATCCCTGAAACTAGTGCTAGTGACAGTATATTGTGTCACCAGTGCGAGAAACAACTGAAGAATGTCCATGCTCAACAAGAAAAGCTATGCAAGGTAAAGAAGGAAGCAACAGAGCTAATAAATGGTCTGCTTTCAAGACATGCAGAAGATAACTTATTACCACCACCGCCAAAAAGAAGTAGAGTTATGCAGGAaccccccacaccacccatTCCATCATCTGTTTCAGTACCAACCATTCCATCAGTGTCAGCAGCAACCATTCCACCAGTGTCAGCAGCAACCATTCCATCAGCGTCAGCAGCAACCATTCCACCGGTGTACGTGTCAGCAGCAACCATTCCACCAGTGTCAGCAGCAACCATTCCATCAGCGTCAGCAGCAATGTCAGCAGCTAATCTACGAACAACTGCAGCCACTCAGCTACCATCATCTCAGATACCGCAAAGCAGCTCTAATTTGCCCAGTTTTGAG gttgtAGTACCCTATTCGCAGCAGACCCGAAAGTACATTATCAAAACTCCGACTCGACAGACTGCCATTAGGCGTTTGGTCCGAAAGAGTTACACCGCTCTTACCTCTGGTACCGTAAACTCTCCTAGGGCAAAGAGGGCATTGTTATCACAGTTGGCACTGACAATCAAAAATGAGATGAAGAAGATAGGTACAAATAAACATGATTCAATTTTAAGGGACAACAATGAAGCAGTGAAACGATTCAGCTGGGAGACAGTGAGATTGGAGCTTTATAAGATGGTTCCAACTCTCATGTCACTGCTTTCGCTGCTGATACCAAACCCAGAAAACCGTATACCCCTTATTTGCACTATTGCATCCCAATTGTTGAAGTGCAGGCATCAACACCTATCGTTAGTCCAGAGGGTTGTTTCCGTCATGTTGTATGGACATGGAACTCACAAGCAg GTGTTCAGCAATCTGCAGCCACTGAACTTATGCCTCTCCCACAAAGGATCGCTGAACATTGTGAGAGGTATTTCTCAAGACTATGACGTTGAAGTACAAGAGTGGCGGGACAAGTTGATTGAGAGAATCCCCAAACCCACTGCGGATGTATCGGTAAAATTTGTATCAtttagtaattttagcgtgtATAGAATACTCATATCACAGTATCGATCGCTGACACTACCATCACAAACCGCTACTGATGCGGACTACTCCCTGACAGAACAGGATGTACCTCTGAGCGAGCTTAACGCAAGCTTCTCATCTGATGACTATAGTCATCCAGATTTTAGTCCGATTACATCTGTTGAGGATAATGAGGTGGATGAGAACGTAGCAGATGATCTGGAGACCAGTTTAATCGTTGATGATCCTCAG AATCAAAGTGACCAGTCCCAGCCAACATCAAGTTCCACTTTCACCTGGACTGGATTTAAATTTGTTGGGGACAACCTCGATAAGAGGGTGAAGCCACGGTATCAAAGAGCAGATATGAGAGGCCATGAAGGGCACTATTTTCATGGTTTTGCTGTTCGTGATAGAATAGATATGTGCAGGTTTTCAGAAGAGAAACCATCTCGAGTTGAACCACAGGCATCAGAGCTACTAGCGTCCAGTGATGACGTCTCAGCTTACAAAACGGAGTTGGAGATACTAATTTCACG AATACTAGTTGAGCACATGGGAGATGTATTTGACAGTGAGAAGAAAAACGTCATGAAACACATCCCCAGTAAATACTCGGAGGAAATGGCATCTTCATCGAAAACG GTTCCGCTTAGTGTATTGCTTCTTAATGAGAATAAGCTGGAGGAGATGAGTCAAATTTTGAAGCACTACATGGAGCTGGTCCCTGCTTTGTCTTGTGAAGGCAAATTTACTCTTGGGAATGGAACCACTATCACGTTCGACGATAcaaggctatgggaagtgctTTTTGGAGGAGATCAATTAACGGTAGCCAGAATTCGTGGAACACAGACTCTGAGGGACACTGAGGAAAGCCCTGGAGATCGGCTTGAGGGCATCATCCCTGTGGTGGAGGACTGGCACACTAGGATGACCTTCTTGAGG CTTGTCTGGGGGCGTCACTATAGTAAAGAGTCTACCCGGGAAGTAGGCACCATGTATCACCTTCGAAATCTAATATGCAGGAATGTTGTACCAGCTGACCCGGAGAAGAACATGAATGCAGCCGAAGACTTTATGCTCCTCCTTGTACATTGCCATGTCACAGCAGCTGCACATCATTTAATGCAAAAGAAAGCTCACAATTTGGCCACGTTAACCAAGGAGATAATCGATACGTTTGTGCATTTTCAAGATGTTTCTCAGATTGGTCAAACAACACCCGATTCTAATGATAAGGTGCATCTATACGCCACAGAGCTTCTCTCGTTGGGTCTTCTTTGGTACGGGTTTCACGATGCTGTAAGGGAGGCAGATGGAGACCGCATATTAAGATACTGGAAGCTGCTTTTGGTGCCTTTCAAATCATCAGCGCATAGGAATTATGCCAAAGAAGCAGTGAATATTCTTTTTCAGTATCATTATGTATTTTCTGAGAGGCAAAAGATGCAGTTGCTGTGGAGCAGGTGTGTTAAcacaagaggttacaaaggtGCTAACATACCATGTGATTTATACATGGAGCATCTCAATCGAAGATTGAAGACAGTTGTTCGTGGCATGGGCTCCAATGTGTCACCAGATAAAATACAGAGAGCTGGGAAAACACTACAGCCGATACAAACTGTGTGCGAAGCATTTGAGAAAGAGACTACCAATGAAATACGAAGTGATAGGCATCCCTATCCATCTTTTGAAAAAGATTTTAAGCTAATTTTTGATACACTGATCAAAAACAAAGTGTTTAGCAATGTTCCTGGCCGAAACCATCCCAGTTATAAATTCAAGAAAAGTATTTTCAAACTGAACTCCAGAAATGAACTTATAAAAAAAGTTAACACAACCTTAAAGAAGCTAGTCTAG
- the LOC135334421 gene encoding uncharacterized protein LOC135334421 isoform X2: MGLYCCLCANESLDNRRRKNLNGHSCSEAREVLVQLLPVPLHCIPETSASDSILCHQCEKQLKNVHAQQEKLCKVKKEATELINGLLSRHAEDNLLPPPPKRSRVMQEPPTPPIPSSVSVPTIPSVSAATIPPVSAATIPSASAATIPPVYVSAATIPPVSAATIPSASAAMSAANLRTTAATQLPSSQIPQSSSNLPSFEVVVPYSQQTRKYIIKTPTRQTAIRRLVRKSYTALTSGTVNSPRAKRALLSQLALTIKNEMKKIGTNKHDSILRDNNEAVKRFSWETVRLELYKMVPTLMSLLSLLIPNPENRIPLICTIASQLLKCRHQHLSLVQRVVSVMLYGHGTHKQVFSNLQPLNLCLSHKGSLNIVRGISQDYDVEVQEWRDKLIERIPKPTADVSYRSLTLPSQTATDADYSLTEQDVPLSELNASFSSDDYSHPDFSPITSVEDNEVDENVADDLETSLIVDDPQNQSDQSQPTSSSTFTWTGFKFVGDNLDKRVKPRYQRADMRGHEGHYFHGFAVRDRIDMCRFSEEKPSRVEPQASELLASSDDVSAYKTELEILISRILVEHMGDVFDSEKKNVMKHIPSKYSEEMASSSKTVPLSVLLLNENKLEEMSQILKHYMELVPALSCEGKFTLGNGTTITFDDTRLWEVLFGGDQLTVARIRGTQTLRDTEESPGDRLEGIIPVVEDWHTRMTFLRLVWGRHYSKESTREVGTMYHLRNLICRNVVPADPEKNMNAAEDFMLLLVHCHVTAAAHHLMQKKAHNLATLTKEIIDTFVHFQDVSQIGQTTPDSNDKVHLYATELLSLGLLWYGFHDAVREADGDRILRYWKLLLVPFKSSAHRNYAKEAVNILFQYHYVFSERQKMQLLWSRCVNTRGYKGANIPCDLYMEHLNRRLKTVVRGMGSNVSPDKIQRAGKTLQPIQTVCEAFEKETTNEIRSDRHPYPSFEKDFKLIFDTLIKNKVFSNVPGRNHPSYKFKKSIFKLNSRNELIKKVNTTLKKLV; encoded by the exons ATGGGCCTCTACTGCTGTTTGTGTGCGAATGAGTCTCTGGACAACCGAAGGCGAAAGAACCTCAATGGTCATAGCTGTTCTGAAGCAAGAGAAGTACTTGTGCAGCTCCTTCCAGTACCTCTGCATTGCATCCCTGAAACTAGTGCTAGTGACAGTATATTGTGTCACCAGTGCGAGAAACAACTGAAGAATGTCCATGCTCAACAAGAAAAGCTATGCAAGGTAAAGAAGGAAGCAACAGAGCTAATAAATGGTCTGCTTTCAAGACATGCAGAAGATAACTTATTACCACCACCGCCAAAAAGAAGTAGAGTTATGCAGGAaccccccacaccacccatTCCATCATCTGTTTCAGTACCAACCATTCCATCAGTGTCAGCAGCAACCATTCCACCAGTGTCAGCAGCAACCATTCCATCAGCGTCAGCAGCAACCATTCCACCGGTGTACGTGTCAGCAGCAACCATTCCACCAGTGTCAGCAGCAACCATTCCATCAGCGTCAGCAGCAATGTCAGCAGCTAATCTACGAACAACTGCAGCCACTCAGCTACCATCATCTCAGATACCGCAAAGCAGCTCTAATTTGCCCAGTTTTGAG gttgtAGTACCCTATTCGCAGCAGACCCGAAAGTACATTATCAAAACTCCGACTCGACAGACTGCCATTAGGCGTTTGGTCCGAAAGAGTTACACCGCTCTTACCTCTGGTACCGTAAACTCTCCTAGGGCAAAGAGGGCATTGTTATCACAGTTGGCACTGACAATCAAAAATGAGATGAAGAAGATAGGTACAAATAAACATGATTCAATTTTAAGGGACAACAATGAAGCAGTGAAACGATTCAGCTGGGAGACAGTGAGATTGGAGCTTTATAAGATGGTTCCAACTCTCATGTCACTGCTTTCGCTGCTGATACCAAACCCAGAAAACCGTATACCCCTTATTTGCACTATTGCATCCCAATTGTTGAAGTGCAGGCATCAACACCTATCGTTAGTCCAGAGGGTTGTTTCCGTCATGTTGTATGGACATGGAACTCACAAGCAg GTGTTCAGCAATCTGCAGCCACTGAACTTATGCCTCTCCCACAAAGGATCGCTGAACATTGTGAGAGGTATTTCTCAAGACTATGACGTTGAAGTACAAGAGTGGCGGGACAAGTTGATTGAGAGAATCCCCAAACCCACTGCGGATGTATCG TATCGATCGCTGACACTACCATCACAAACCGCTACTGATGCGGACTACTCCCTGACAGAACAGGATGTACCTCTGAGCGAGCTTAACGCAAGCTTCTCATCTGATGACTATAGTCATCCAGATTTTAGTCCGATTACATCTGTTGAGGATAATGAGGTGGATGAGAACGTAGCAGATGATCTGGAGACCAGTTTAATCGTTGATGATCCTCAG AATCAAAGTGACCAGTCCCAGCCAACATCAAGTTCCACTTTCACCTGGACTGGATTTAAATTTGTTGGGGACAACCTCGATAAGAGGGTGAAGCCACGGTATCAAAGAGCAGATATGAGAGGCCATGAAGGGCACTATTTTCATGGTTTTGCTGTTCGTGATAGAATAGATATGTGCAGGTTTTCAGAAGAGAAACCATCTCGAGTTGAACCACAGGCATCAGAGCTACTAGCGTCCAGTGATGACGTCTCAGCTTACAAAACGGAGTTGGAGATACTAATTTCACG AATACTAGTTGAGCACATGGGAGATGTATTTGACAGTGAGAAGAAAAACGTCATGAAACACATCCCCAGTAAATACTCGGAGGAAATGGCATCTTCATCGAAAACG GTTCCGCTTAGTGTATTGCTTCTTAATGAGAATAAGCTGGAGGAGATGAGTCAAATTTTGAAGCACTACATGGAGCTGGTCCCTGCTTTGTCTTGTGAAGGCAAATTTACTCTTGGGAATGGAACCACTATCACGTTCGACGATAcaaggctatgggaagtgctTTTTGGAGGAGATCAATTAACGGTAGCCAGAATTCGTGGAACACAGACTCTGAGGGACACTGAGGAAAGCCCTGGAGATCGGCTTGAGGGCATCATCCCTGTGGTGGAGGACTGGCACACTAGGATGACCTTCTTGAGG CTTGTCTGGGGGCGTCACTATAGTAAAGAGTCTACCCGGGAAGTAGGCACCATGTATCACCTTCGAAATCTAATATGCAGGAATGTTGTACCAGCTGACCCGGAGAAGAACATGAATGCAGCCGAAGACTTTATGCTCCTCCTTGTACATTGCCATGTCACAGCAGCTGCACATCATTTAATGCAAAAGAAAGCTCACAATTTGGCCACGTTAACCAAGGAGATAATCGATACGTTTGTGCATTTTCAAGATGTTTCTCAGATTGGTCAAACAACACCCGATTCTAATGATAAGGTGCATCTATACGCCACAGAGCTTCTCTCGTTGGGTCTTCTTTGGTACGGGTTTCACGATGCTGTAAGGGAGGCAGATGGAGACCGCATATTAAGATACTGGAAGCTGCTTTTGGTGCCTTTCAAATCATCAGCGCATAGGAATTATGCCAAAGAAGCAGTGAATATTCTTTTTCAGTATCATTATGTATTTTCTGAGAGGCAAAAGATGCAGTTGCTGTGGAGCAGGTGTGTTAAcacaagaggttacaaaggtGCTAACATACCATGTGATTTATACATGGAGCATCTCAATCGAAGATTGAAGACAGTTGTTCGTGGCATGGGCTCCAATGTGTCACCAGATAAAATACAGAGAGCTGGGAAAACACTACAGCCGATACAAACTGTGTGCGAAGCATTTGAGAAAGAGACTACCAATGAAATACGAAGTGATAGGCATCCCTATCCATCTTTTGAAAAAGATTTTAAGCTAATTTTTGATACACTGATCAAAAACAAAGTGTTTAGCAATGTTCCTGGCCGAAACCATCCCAGTTATAAATTCAAGAAAAGTATTTTCAAACTGAACTCCAGAAATGAACTTATAAAAAAAGTTAACACAACCTTAAAGAAGCTAGTCTAG